A DNA window from Bradyrhizobium sp. CCBAU 53421 contains the following coding sequences:
- the ccmB gene encoding heme exporter protein CcmB: MSALTALIRRDIRIALRVGGGALIGVLFFLTVTVLMPFAVGPDLALLSRLGPAILWLGALLASLLTLDRLFTADHEDGSLDLIVMSRTPLELACAAKALAHWIAAGLPLIIATPVLGLLLNLDGTATLAVAATLLAGTPALTFTGMIGAALAVTLHRGGLLLAVLVLPLSIPVLIFGVAASQAAISGPLPFGTPFSILCALSLASLVIGPFAAAASLRHGLD; encoded by the coding sequence ATGAGCGCGCTCACTGCTCTGATCCGGCGCGACATCCGGATCGCGCTGCGCGTCGGCGGCGGCGCGCTGATCGGGGTGCTGTTCTTCCTCACCGTCACGGTGCTGATGCCGTTCGCGGTGGGGCCGGATCTGGCGCTGCTGTCGCGGCTCGGGCCCGCGATCCTCTGGCTCGGCGCGCTGCTGGCGAGCCTGCTCACCCTCGACCGGCTGTTCACGGCCGACCACGAGGACGGCTCGCTCGACCTGATCGTGATGAGCCGGACGCCGCTGGAACTCGCCTGCGCGGCCAAGGCGCTGGCGCACTGGATCGCCGCCGGCCTGCCGCTGATCATCGCAACGCCGGTGCTCGGCCTGCTGCTTAATCTCGACGGCACCGCGACGCTTGCGGTTGCCGCGACCTTGCTGGCGGGAACACCGGCGCTGACCTTCACCGGCATGATCGGCGCGGCCCTGGCGGTGACGCTGCATCGCGGCGGGCTATTGCTCGCGGTGCTGGTGCTGCCGCTGTCGATCCCGGTGCTGATCTTCGGCGTTGCGGCCTCGCAGGCGGCGATCTCGGGGCCGCTGCCGTTTGGAACACCGTTCTCGATCCTTTGCGCGCTGTCGCTTGCCAGCCTCGTGATCGGCCCGTTTGCGGCCGCCGCGAGCCTGCGGCACGGGCTGGACTGA